The sequence below is a genomic window from Aureispira sp. CCB-E.
GATGCCAAGAAGTCGGAAGGTTATATAGGTCCTGTTGCCTTTAAAGATGGGGACTATCTGGATTTGAATTCTAATCCAATGCCTTTGAATTATCCTCGTTATGACCTTAAAAAGAACAAATTAGCCCCTTACATTTTGAATGGTTTAGCGTTAAAGTTTTCTGCAATAGAAAATAGTTCTGATATGCAGGTAGAGGTACGATTTGAAGAAGTTAAGTTATGCCAGAATAAGCGTTGGACTGGAAATATAGAATTGCCTGATATAACCAAAGATGAACGCCCAGACTTGGAACTCGCCAATTGTGTGCAGTTGGTGTTGAATAAAAGTGGTACTGTCAACACACATGTTCAAACAACAGCAGGTGACTTTATTCATCCGACGGTTTTTACAGTAAAAAAAGGAGCCACATTGTATTTGAATAAACGCTCAAAACTAATTCTCGAAGATGCAACTACGTTGATTGTAGAGGAGGGAGGAAAGGTCGTTTTAGGTCAGCAGGCTCAAATTGTAGTTAAACCAAATGCAAAACTAATTATAGATGAGGATATGCTTCAAATGGGGAAGCATGCAAAAGTCATTAGACAAGGGCAAAAATAGGTTTTCGAGCCTTTGTTTAGATTTATTCTAAATAGAGATAGGTGTTAACAAAACGCTAAAATAGATACAGGAAAACGAAACGAAATTTTATATTTGCAGCACGTCTGATATCTATTGTCAGAATTTAATCATTTATTTACATTATATTAATTTATATACAAGCTATATGACACTCTCAACAGGTCTTATCTTTGGTATAATTTTCATTTTGATGTTTATTGTTGTAATGGCAACAGTATCAGAAGGTTTGGTGAAAATCGCAGCAAAACATCACGGTGAAAATCCAGAGAACTACGGCGTCTTACCAAATGACTTGCCAAGTATGCTTAAACGAGGTGAAGGTTCCCCTGATTATGTTTCTCACAACGATCATTTTATTGATTTAAAAAAGGGTTTTGATATTAACCTTTTAGGAGAAGCATCATTGGAGCATGGAATTGAATCCGTACACTCCTCAACTTATGCGCTAAAACCAAAGGATTTTATGGGCATGATGCCAATTCCTAAAGTGGTTGTAGAAGAAGGAGGCGCTCTAAAAGCTGGAGACGTTCTTTTTTATGATAAAAAACGCCCAGAAATTAAATATGCAGCACCTGTTAGTGGAGAAATGCTAAAAATCCAAAGAGGAGAAAAGCGTTCGATTAATGAGGTGGTTATTTTGGCAGATAAAGAGATTGAATACCGTTCGTACAATCTTCCAGATTTGAATACTGTAAGCCGTGAAGAATTAGTGGCTTTCTTGTTAGATTCTGGAGCTTGGCCTTTTATTCGTCAGCGTCCATTTGATATTGTGGCAGAGCACGAAAAAACGCCTAAGTCTATCTTTGTAACAACATTTGACACGGCACCATTGGCACCAAGTTTCAACCTAACTGTTCAAGGGAAAGAAGCTGACTTCCAAAAAGGTTTGGATGTATTGGCAAAATTGACAGATGGAGCTTTGCACTTAGGATTGGACGGTAGAGGAAACCAAAACCCTTCAAAAGCATTTACTGATGCTACGGGTGTTGAAAAACACTGGTTCAATGGTCCTCACCCAGCAGGAAATGTAGGGGTACACATTCATCACATCGATCCACTAAATACAGGTGAAACAGTGTGGCACTTGGACGTACATGGAGTATTAGTGATTGGTACTTTATTTAATAAAGGTATTTTTGATACAGAACGTGTCATTGCGTTGACAGGATATGAAATGCCAAATCCTCGTTATATCAGAGCACACCAAGGACTTTGTATTGAAAAATTAGTTGCAGAGGTTAAATTTGAAGAACAAATAGCAACAACAGATAAAGAAGGAAAACCAGTAAGTGGAACTAGAAAAGCAGTTCGTTTAATTTCTGGAGATCCATTGACTGGAAAAGAAATTACTCCAAATGGTTATTTGGGCTTCTTTGACGACCAAATAATGACCATTGAAGAGGGAGATTACTACGAATTATTTGGTTGGTTGTTGCCAAGAACAGGACACCCAACACAGAATCGTACTTTCCCAGGTGCTTTTGTACCTAGCTCTGTCTACAAAGCGGATACTCAACAAAATGGAGAGCACAGAGCATTTGTGGTTTCTGGAGAATACGAAAGTGTTTTGCCAATGGATATCTACCTACAATATTTGCTAAGAGCTGTTCAAGCCAATGACTTTGAAAGAATGGAAGGTTTGGGAATCTTAGAATTGGGTGAAGAAGATGTGGCTTTGTGTGAGTATGTATGTACTTCTAAGCATCCTGTTCAAAAAACACTTCGTCAAGGATTGGATATGTTAAGAGAGCAGGGATAGTTACTTGCTGCTGAGATAAAAATAAAATTAATAATAGAAACGAATACTAATAATAAAGTAACCTTATGGGACTTTTTGATGTAGAATTTTGGAAAAAGATAGAGCCTAGCAAAGATAAAAAATTTGCTCACGGTCTTTACGACGGTGTATTTACGCTCTTTTTTAAGCCGAATGAGGTAAACCACACTGGTACTCATATTAAGGGTCCAATGGACCTGAAACGTTTGATGATACATGTTGTAATTGCATTACAAGCTTGTTATCTAATCGGGTCATACAATATTGGCCACCAACATTTTTTAGCACTAGGCGAACACACAGGTGTTTTGGATGCAGTCCATCTAAAATTAGTCATTGGTTTGATGTCTATTTTGCCTTTGTTTATTGTATCTAACTTAGTAGGTTTGGCTATTGAGTTTTACTTTGCGTCACAAAAAGGGCATCCGATAGAGGAGGGGTATTTGGTAACAGGTGCCTTGATTCCTTTGATTATGCCACCAGATGTTCCGTTGTGGATGTTGACACTGTCTATTATTTTTGCTGTATTGTTGGCAAAAGAGGCTTTTGGAGGAACAGGAATGAACGTGGTTAATATAGCCTTGATGGCACGTGCCTTTATTTTCTTTGCTTATCCTACTGAAATTTCTGGAGATGCTCCATGGGTATCTGCAATTGATTTTAATAATGGAGTAACAGACTATAGCTTCTTGCATACTATGTTTAATGGTTTGTTTGAGAGTTTGGGATGGAGTACTTTTATTAATGGACAACCTTTGTTAGAGTCTTTTACTGGTGCAACACCATTGGTATTGGCTAGAACAGGTGGATGGGAAGCCGTTACAGAAGTGTATTCTTCTACAGCAATGTTTGTTGGAGGAATTCCTGGTTGTGTTGGTGAAACTTCAAAATTAGCCATTATTCTAGGTATTGCTATCTTGTTGGTAACTCGTGTTGCTAGTTGGAGAATTATGTTCTCAATGGCATTGGGAGTTGCTGTAACAGGTATGTTGTTTAATGTATGGGGCTTCAATGCTTATATGGATGTACCTTGGTATAACCACTTCTTGATGGGAGGTTTGATGTTTGCTTTGGCATTTATGGCAACCGATCCTGTTACTGCTTGTGGAACCAATACAGGAAAATGGATTTACGGATTCTTGATTGGTTTCTTCGGAATGGTTATTCGTGTGATGAATCCTGCTTACGCAGAAGGATGGATGTTGGCAATCTTGTTGATGAACGTATTTGCGCCAACAATTGATTTCTATGTAGTAGATGCAAATATTAATAGACGTTTAAAAAGAGCTAAAGCTGAATAAAAATGGGAGAGAAAAAAGAAATGAATGTTTACGCGTATGTATTTATGATTACATCCGTAACCGCTTTAATCTTATCGCTTTTGTATACTAGTCTCAATCCAATTTTTGAAGCTAATAAAGCGGAAGCTAAAAAAGTAGCTATTTTGAGTTGTTTACCCGACTCTATGGATTTAGACAAACCAGAAGTTGTACAGGATGCTTACGGAAAAGTAAAAATGTATGCTGTAACAGAAAGTGGTAAAGTTTATACCAACGATGATTTAGAAAAAATCAATGACTTGGCTACCAATGGAGCCAAAAAATACGGTGCATTAGCAGAGCTAGACTTGGCTAATGAGGAAAAAAGAAAGGAAGAAAACCGTTTGTATCCAGTCTATGAGTACGATGGTGCAGAAGGAAAAACTTACGTTGTTGCCATTCGTGGAAATGGTCTTTGGGACAAAATCTGGGGATACATTGCCCTTAAATCTGATTTGAATACAATTGCTGGTGTTTACTTTGACCACAAAAATGAAACACCTGGTTTGGGTGCCGAAATTAAGGATAGCGATAAGTTCAAGGCTCAATTTATTGGGAAGAAAGTTTTTGAAGGAGAGAATGTAGCGTTGACGGTACTAAAGCGTCCTAAAAAAGGAGAGCATTATGTAACAGGTATTTCTGGTGCCACAATTACTAGTGATGGGGTTACTGAAATGTTCCGAAAAGGAATGAGTAAGTACGAAACGCACTTTGAGCAGTTGAAAAATAAAAAATAAATTGCGATTCGCAATCGAATAAAAAAAATTATAAACTATAAATAATTATAGCGCAATGGCTGATACTATAGTTGATTCAAAAAAACAAGGAGGATTACTTGGAAAGCAAGAAATGAAGCTTCTTAAAGATCCATTACACAGTAATAATCCAATTACCATCCAAGTTTTGGGAATTTGTTCTGCTTTGGCTGTAACAGGTTCTGTTTACAAATCTTTGGTTATGGCAGTAGCACTAATTTTTGTATGTGCTGCTTCTAGTTTAATTATTTCTTTGTTGAGAAATTCTATTCCTAGTTCTATTCGTATGATTGTACAATTACTTGTTATTGCAGGTTTGGTACAAATTGTAGAAATTGTATTAGGAGCATTTGCTTATACTGCGTACGTAGAACTTTCTGTATTTATTGGTCTTATTATCACCAACTGTATTGTAATGGGGCGTTTGGAAGCCTTTGCTATGGGAAACAACCCTTGGCAATCATTCTTAGATGGTGTTGGTAATGGACTAGGCTATGGTTGGATTTTGGTAGCTATGGCAGTAGTACGTGAGTTGTTTGGTAAAGGTACATTCATGGGATGGGAAATTCTATCACCAGATTGGTACGTTGCCAATAACTTGATGGTTTTACCTGCTTCTTCTTTATTTGTAATTGGTGTCTTTATCTGGATACAACGTGCATTAGATCCTGAATTAGTAGATAAATCTTAATTCATACCAATCAACTTAACATCTTGTAAAAATAATATTACTATAAATCTAACGATAAAATGGGCGAGACATTAAATATATTTATCAAAGCGGCCTTTATTGATAACATGATTTTGGCATATTTCTTAGGAATGTGTTCTTATCTGGCAGTATCCAAAACAGTTAAAACAGCTGTAGGTCTAGGATTAGCAGTTATCTTTGTATTGGGAATTACAATGCCTATCAACTGGGCAATCAATACCTATCTTTTGTCTGATGGTGCAATCATTGAAGGAATCAACCTGACTTTTTTGCGCTTAATTTTGTTTATTGCTGTAATTGCGTCTATGGTGCAATTGGTAGAGATGATCATTGAGAAGGTCTCTCCTGCATTATATAACTCACTAGGAATTTTCCTTCCTCTGATTACTGTAAACTGTGCCATTCTTGGAGGTTCTCTGTTTATGGTATCTAGAGAGTATGGATTTGCTGAATCAGTTTCTTTTGGTTTAGGATCTGGATTTGGTTGGTTCTTGGCGATTGTTGCAATTGCCTCTATTCGTGAAAAATTGCGTACTGCTGATGTTCCTCCTGCATTGAGAGGACTGGGTATTGCATTTATCATTACAGGACTAATGGGAATTGCCTTTATGAGCTTGGCTGGATTAAACCCTGGCGATTTTAATTAATTATGACTTCTTCTTTATAGAGAAGACTTAAGAGCTGATTAGTAAAAAAAATCATACTTATGTTATTAATATCTAATATTTACTTAATACCAATATCAATAGTTGTATTCTCTGTATTGATTTTGGTTCTATCATCAGGATTGTTAGCCGCAAGAAAACGACTGTTGCCACAAGGTGATGTAACGTTGTCCATCAATGGAGATAAAGAAATTGAGGTTAAGCCTGGTGCTACTTTGTTGGGCGCATTGTCAACAGATAATATCTTCTTGCCATCTGCTTGTGGTGGTGGTGGAACTTGTGCCATGTGTAAATGTCAAGTAATCTCTGGTGGTGGAGAGCCTTTAGCAACAGAAATGAATCACTTGACACGTAAAGAAGCTGCTGAACATTGGCGTTTGGCTTGTCAGGTAAAAGTTCGTTCTGACATGGAGGTGGAAGTTCCTGCCGAAATCTTTGGTATCAAAAAATGGGAATGTGAAGTTATTTCAAACTACAACGTGGCTACATTTATCAAAGAATTCGTCGTAAGAGTTCCTGAGCCAGTATCTTTTGAAGCTGGGGGATACATCCAAATTGATGTACCAGCAATTACTGTAGATTATAAGGATATGAACATTGATTCGCATCCAAGAATGGGGAAAGCCAAAGATGAGTTTGAAGCAGAATGGAATGCTTTGGATATGCGTCAATTTACAATGGTTAATGAGGAGCCTATCTTCCGTGCTTACTCAATGGCCAACCACCCTAAAGAGGCAGAAGAGCAACAAATTATTATGTTGAACATTCGTGTAGCACCACCACCACCAATTTTCCATGTGGTAGATGGTAAGCGTCAATTCAAAGAATACATGGATGTAAATCCTGGAATTTGTTCTTCTTATGTATTTGGTTGCAAACCTGGAGATAAAGTTACTATTTCTGGTCCTTATGGTGAATTCCATATCAAGCCAACCAAAAAAGAAATGGTTTATATTGGAGGTGGTGCAGGTATGGCTCCATTGCGTTCGCACTTATTCCACCTATTCCATACCTTAAAAACAAGAGATCGTAAAGTTTGTTATTGGTATGGAGGCCGTGCTCCTCGTGAGTTGTTCTACATTGATGACTTTAGACAAATTGAAGCAGAATTCGATAACTTCTCTTTCTTCATTACTATTGATAGAGACCCACAAGATCCTAACTGGGTAGAGAAAAAAGATATCCATGATGAAAATGGAAACTGTTTCTTTGGTTTTGTAATGCCTGAGTTGAAGAGACATTATTTAGATCAACACCCTGAGCCAGAAGAAATCGAATACTACTTCTGTGGTCCTCCAATGATGGCTCAATCTATCTTTACAGCCCTAGACCAATTGGGCGTTCCTAAAGAAAACATTGCATTTGATGACTTTGGTGAGTAATCCTTGCTAGAATTATCATAGTTCAAATATAGGCACCTTTCACATCTTGTGGAAGGTGCTTTTTATTTTTTAGATATTAGAATTGGGAGAAGTAATAAAACTGATTTTATAGGTTTAATGTATTGTTTTTGTGTAGTACAATGTTTTGGCTACCAATTTTTTATACTTATTGAAAAAGATTGAATTGCTGAAAAAGACATTATTTTTGACTTTTATGATAGTGGTAGAGGTTTTACTTTTGTTGGTTTATAGAGTATTGGTAGCATACTAGGTTAGTTTGTGCTCTATTAATAATTTGATAAACAACCTATTGATTACAATTTATAAGGTGTATTAACAACAAGATAATAAATTCAAAATACCACAAATGAACTCAAAGATTTACTTTATATGTTTAATTTTATTATTCAGCTTAATAAAGGATGGGACGGCTCAAAAAACAATAGAGGAGTCTCCAATAATGTTAAAAAATTACCCAGATAAAATTGATTTTATTTCTAATCAAGGACAATGGGAGGAAGCTATTCTTTATCAAGCAGAGATTGCTAAAACACAAGTTCGATTTTTAAAGGATAAAATCAGCTTTGGGGCATTAACAGAGTGCAATATCCCTGAGCGGTCTAACTTAGATAGCATTGAAAAAGCGAGTAAAACAAAAGAGGAGGCTTTATTAAAAATAAAAGAAGTAGAAGAAGCTTATGCTCAAGAAAAAGGTAGTATTAAAGGCTTTGTTTGGAATATGCATTTTGACGGTGCTAATAGTAAGAGTCAAATATTGGGAAAAGAGGAAAAAGAAGCTCAATACAATTATTATTTAGGGAGTTTAAAAGCAGAACGCATTGGTGCAATGGGGGAAGTTTGGTATAAAGATATTTATCCAAATACAGATGTACGCTTTTATAGTGCAAGGGAAGGACTAGAGTATGATATTATTTTGTACCCCAAAGCTAAATCAGAAAATGTTAGAATAGAACTAGAAGGAATCGAAAAAATTCGTTTGGATGAAGAAGGAAATCTAGTCTATAATACTCCTTGGGGGGAAATGGTGAAGAAGGCGCCTTACGCTTATCAAATGATTGAGGGGCAAGAAGTAGCTATAAGTACAAAATATCGATTGGATGGCAACTATATTGGGTTTGAAATACTAGAAGATTATAATCAAAACAAACCATTAATTATAGATCCCCTAATTTTAAAGTGGAGCACGTATTTGGGAGGCGCAGGAAATGATAATTTGCGTTCATCAGGAGTGCATAATGAGGAACTATATCTTCATGGAACAACGCTTTCTATAGCTTACCCAACTACAGCAGGGAGTTTTCAACAAATTTATGGAGGTGGCTCAACAGATGTTTTCTTTTCTAAGTTAGACAAGGATGGTAATTTGTTGGTATCTACTTTTATTGGTGGAAATGATGAAGATTATACAGGTTGGAGTATGTTTCAAAATGGAACGTGGTACGTAGAAGGTTCCGTTAAATCGACGGATTTTCCAGTTACGGCAGGTGCTTATCAAACTACTTATGGAGGAGGAAGTAGCGATGCTTTTTTCCTAGAAGTAAACTCAAATTTGCAATTAGAATATTCTACTTATTTAGGAGGTGGAAACTATGATGGACTTGCTCAAGGTATTTATCACACAGGAAATAATATGCTTTATGTAGAAGGTAGCACAGGTGATAACACAACTTTTCCTTCCACCAAGAATGCTTTAAATAATCTATCTGGAAGTAGCAACTTTATCCTTGCCTACAATACGGCAGGTCATCAAGTAGAAGAAGTGGCAATGGTTTCTCCAGAATTTAATATAGATGATTTAGTATTTGATGGTACAAACGTTTTTGCATTAGGAAGAATTGATGCTAGTGCTGTTGGTTATACGACACAAGGAGCTTTCCAAAGAACTTATGGTGGAGGTTCACAAGACGTTTATATACTAAAATTGGACAATGTGCTAGATCCAATATTTGCAACTTATATAGGAGGAAGTGGATATGAGGAGATAAAGTCTTTTGAAATTAAAAACAATAGTTTATACCTTTTGGGAGTGTCAACTTCTAATGATTTCCCAACAACGGCAGGAGTATTTCAAACTACTTATGGTGGTGGTTATAGAGATTTATTTGCTGTTAAAATGGATTTATTAGGAAATGTACTTTATAGTACCTACATAGGAGGAGGAGATGTAGAAGACCTTAGTGTTTTTGTAGGTTATAGGGGAATAGTCGAAGGCGATGATTTTTATGTATTGGGACGGACTGAATCTGCAGACTTTCCTACAACAGCAGGAGCTTTTCAACCTAATTATAGAGCGAGCGAGGATAATTTTATCGTAAAACTCAATTCAAGTGGACAAGCGGATTGGGCAACTTATTTTGCTGGATATGGAATAGATGGGTTATTAGATTATACCATTTTAAACAATGAACTAGTTATTTTAGGCTACAGTACTTCATTTACTTTTCCAACAACAGCAGGGGCATATCAAACAAGTCGAGGTGGTTCTTTCGATTGGACTTTCTCTAGATTAAATTTGTCAACAGGCTATCCTAACTACAGTACTTATATTGGAGGAAGCCGCAGTGAGTTTAGTGGAGATGATCACTTGTATATAGATGGAACAGATATTTATATTGTAGGAGAGACCAGATCTAGTGACTTCCCTGTTACACCAGGAGCTGCTCAATCGAATAGTGGGGGGCGAGATGATTGGGCAATTGTAAAAATTAATCAAAACAATACTTTTGAGTATGCAACCTATTTAGGAGGAAATGCCTCAGATGTATTGGGTGATAACGTGAGATTGGAAAATGGCAAAATACACTTGTTGGGAGGAACCAATTTTTTTAGCACGCTTAGTTCTTTTAATACTTATCCGACTACGGTTACTGCTTTTCAAAATACTCATAGGCAAACGACAGAAGGTGATTTTTATTACTCTCAACTAGATGCTTCTACAGGAACCTTGTTGTACAGTACATTGATAGGAGGAAGTGGTGACGACTCTTATTTAGATGGGCTTGAAATGGTTGTTTCTGGAGAAGATATTTATATAGTCGGAGGAACCAAATCGGTAGATTTTCCTGTCACGCAAGGTGCCATACAGACAACTTACGGAGGAGGTAAAGATATTTTTGCTTTAAAATTATCTCCTTGTGTAGACAGTATCCAGCCAGACACCATATTGCCATTATCACAGACTGTATGTCGAGAAGCGACCGTAGAGCCTTTGATTGGAGGTAATACAATGGCTGCGTTCCCAACTGTATTAAGAAATAATGTTCTTGATAATCATACTCCAGGTTCTCCATCCTTTCCATATCAATGGCAAGATAGTATAGCAGGAGGAAATTGGACGATTATTACAGGAGCTACAGGCAAAGATTATTTGCCACCAGAGTTGACAATAACTACTTATTATAGAAGAGTTGTGTTGAATACCTGTGGGGATGTTATAGGTTATTCTAATGAATCTGTTATCAATGTAACGAGTGATCAAGCTCCTGTCGTAGATGGGGGGGATAATTTATTGGTGTGCACAGGTGGAAGTATCCAAATAGGTGCTCCAACAACAGGAGGAACTCCAGGGTACACATATGCATGGACTCCAACACTTGGGCTAGATGATCCGACTATTGAACAACCAACCGCTACCGTTACAAGTTCTACGGTATATACGGTACAAGTAACGGATGCCAATGGTTGCATACACAAAGATCAAGCCCTTGTAAATGTAATGACGGCTTCTGCTGGACCAGATGTATTTGCTTGTCAAGGATCGGGGGTCAGAATCGGAAGTCCTGCGCCAGCAGGAGCAACAACACTGACTTATGCATGGTCTCCCACAACAGGTTTGAGCGATCCTTCTATTGCGCAACCAATAGCCAACCCCGTCAGCACAACAACATATACCGTAACAGTTACAGGACCGAATGGCTGTCCTTTGGTCGATGACGTTGAGGTAACTCCAGTAAGCTTGCCTACGGCAGGAAGCAATGAAACGACTTGTTTGGGAACAAGTGTCACCTTAGGGCAACCAAGCTTGGCAGGGTATAGTTATGAATGGACGCCAAATTTGTACCTGAGCAACTCTTCTATCGCACAACCCACTTTTACAGCAACGAGTATTCCCAATCCAAACCCATTAACTTATAGTTTAACAGCGATTCACGATGCTTCGGGTTGTGTAGCGACATCATCTATAGAAGTGACGGCAAGTGGTGCCAATGCTGGCATTGATGGTTGTGGACCTAGAACAATCGGCACGCCAGACGAGTCGGGAGGAACGGCTACTTATTCATGGTCTGTGGTCTCAGGAGATGCAGCAAGTTTGACAACGCCTACTGTTCCAGAGCCTATTGTTAACCCTACGGTTAATACTATTTATGAACTGAGTGTTGCTCGAAATGGAATAGTTTGTACGGATCAAGTATTGGTAACAGCCAATTGTGGTTGTCCTGCCTTTAGTTTAACAGCAGATTCAGATGTAAATTGTGCCATTGGAGATTCGTTGGCAAATACTACTTTGAGTGCTACTTTTACAGACACTACCAATTATTTATTTAGTTGGTCGCCTGCTACAGATTTAAGTAGCACAAATATGCCAAACACTTCCATTGTAGGTACTTTTACTAATAATCGTACTTATACTTTGACAATTACTAATAAATTAGATCCAGCTATAACTTGCTCTCAAAGCATCCAAGTTTTTGGAAGTAATACCAGCTTACCAGAAGTACAAATAAACGATACGATAGCTTGTATAGGCGTTGGTGTGCAGATTGGGACGAGTCCTGTTGCAGGACGTTCGTATCAATGGTTTCCTTCTACCGACCTAAATGACCCTAGTATTGCCGACCCTATCGCAACATTAGACCATTCAAGATTATATGTTCTAGAAGTTACAGATAATGCCACAGGTTGTTCGGGACGAGATACGATGATTGTCGTTGTGCGTGCTGTTGGCGCAAATGCAGGAGAAGATGCAGAGTTTTGTGATGGAGCAGTTATAACATTGGGAACATCGGCACTACCGAACCGAACCTATGCTTGGGAACCAGCCAACGCATTGGGAGCCCCTAATGAGGCGCAACCTACAGATACTATCTTTATTACCACAGATTATTACCTTACAGTAACAGATACCCTAAGTGGTTGTATAGAACGTGATACTATTACCTTTACAGAGAGAACGGCACCTGTTGCTGATGCAGGAGTTGATTCCGTAAGTATTTGTCGAGGAGGAGGAGTAAGAATTGGAACGCCAGCTGTTGCAGGTGTGACATACACGTGGCTGCCAACAACAGGTTTAAGTAATCCTAATATTGCCCAACCAATTGCTAGCCCAACCAATACAACAACTTACCAATTAATTGCAAGCATAGAAGGCATTGGTTGTTATTCTGTTGATGAAATAAAAGTCAAAATATCCTCTAATAATGCACCACCAATTGGCGCAGGAAATGACCAAAATATTTGTTTGGGAGGTTCGGCAACACTAGGTATTGTAGGTAGCCCTAACTTGGTTTATGCTTGGTCACCAGCTACAGGACTAAATGATTCTACTTTAGCTCAGCCAACAGCAACGCCAACTGATACAACGGTTTATAGCTTGATGGTTACAGATACCATAACAGGATGTACCAATGAGGACGATGTAGTTTTGTTTGTAGGAGACTTGCCAACAGTAGATGCAGGGAGTAACAAAACGATTTGTGCTAATTCTTCGTTTGCAGGAATAGGACCATATTCATCGAAGCCTGGGTATACTTATAGCTGGAGCCCAACGACTGGATTGGATGACCCGAATACCAATAGGGCTTATATAGAAGGATTGAGTCCTAATAGTAATATATTGTATACCTTACTAGTGACAGACGCTGCGGGGTGTATGGGAAGTGATACTGTTCGAGTGATTGTACGGTCTAATCCTATTGCAGACGCAGGACCAGATGTTACGGCTTGCTCTTCGGCTCAAATTGGGACAGCAGCTATTAGTGGCTATTCATACAGTTGGATCCCTTCTACCGGCCTAAGTTCTAGTTCTGTTGCACAGCCAACGGCTACCATTCAATCAGAAATGACGTATATAG
It includes:
- a CDS encoding T9SS type A sorting domain-containing protein, whose amino-acid sequence is MNSKIYFICLILLFSLIKDGTAQKTIEESPIMLKNYPDKIDFISNQGQWEEAILYQAEIAKTQVRFLKDKISFGALTECNIPERSNLDSIEKASKTKEEALLKIKEVEEAYAQEKGSIKGFVWNMHFDGANSKSQILGKEEKEAQYNYYLGSLKAERIGAMGEVWYKDIYPNTDVRFYSAREGLEYDIILYPKAKSENVRIELEGIEKIRLDEEGNLVYNTPWGEMVKKAPYAYQMIEGQEVAISTKYRLDGNYIGFEILEDYNQNKPLIIDPLILKWSTYLGGAGNDNLRSSGVHNEELYLHGTTLSIAYPTTAGSFQQIYGGGSTDVFFSKLDKDGNLLVSTFIGGNDEDYTGWSMFQNGTWYVEGSVKSTDFPVTAGAYQTTYGGGSSDAFFLEVNSNLQLEYSTYLGGGNYDGLAQGIYHTGNNMLYVEGSTGDNTTFPSTKNALNNLSGSSNFILAYNTAGHQVEEVAMVSPEFNIDDLVFDGTNVFALGRIDASAVGYTTQGAFQRTYGGGSQDVYILKLDNVLDPIFATYIGGSGYEEIKSFEIKNNSLYLLGVSTSNDFPTTAGVFQTTYGGGYRDLFAVKMDLLGNVLYSTYIGGGDVEDLSVFVGYRGIVEGDDFYVLGRTESADFPTTAGAFQPNYRASEDNFIVKLNSSGQADWATYFAGYGIDGLLDYTILNNELVILGYSTSFTFPTTAGAYQTSRGGSFDWTFSRLNLSTGYPNYSTYIGGSRSEFSGDDHLYIDGTDIYIVGETRSSDFPVTPGAAQSNSGGRDDWAIVKINQNNTFEYATYLGGNASDVLGDNVRLENGKIHLLGGTNFFSTLSSFNTYPTTVTAFQNTHRQTTEGDFYYSQLDASTGTLLYSTLIGGSGDDSYLDGLEMVVSGEDIYIVGGTKSVDFPVTQGAIQTTYGGGKDIFALKLSPCVDSIQPDTILPLSQTVCREATVEPLIGGNTMAAFPTVLRNNVLDNHTPGSPSFPYQWQDSIAGGNWTIITGATGKDYLPPELTITTYYRRVVLNTCGDVIGYSNESVINVTSDQAPVVDGGDNLLVCTGGSIQIGAPTTGGTPGYTYAWTPTLGLDDPTIEQPTATVTSSTVYTVQVTDANGCIHKDQALVNVMTASAGPDVFACQGSGVRIGSPAPAGATTLTYAWSPTTGLSDPSIAQPIANPVSTTTYTVTVTGPNGCPLVDDVEVTPVSLPTAGSNETTCLGTSVTLGQPSLAGYSYEWTPNLYLSNSSIAQPTFTATSIPNPNPLTYSLTAIHDASGCVATSSIEVTASGANAGIDGCGPRTIGTPDESGGTATYSWSVVSGDAASLTTPTVPEPIVNPTVNTIYELSVARNGIVCTDQVLVTANCGCPAFSLTADSDVNCAIGDSLANTTLSATFTDTTNYLFSWSPATDLSSTNMPNTSIVGTFTNNRTYTLTITNKLDPAITCSQSIQVFGSNTSLPEVQINDTIACIGVGVQIGTSPVAGRSYQWFPSTDLNDPSIADPIATLDHSRLYVLEVTDNATGCSGRDTMIVVVRAVGANAGEDAEFCDGAVITLGTSALPNRTYAWEPANALGAPNEAQPTDTIFITTDYYLTVTDTLSGCIERDTITFTERTAPVADAGVDSVSICRGGGVRIGTPAVAGVTYTWLPTTGLSNPNIAQPIASPTNTTTYQLIASIEGIGCYSVDEIKVKISSNNAPPIGAGNDQNICLGGSATLGIVGSPNLVYAWSPATGLNDSTLAQPTATPTDTTVYSLMVTDTITGCTNEDDVVLFVGDLPTVDAGSNKTICANSSFAGIGPYSSKPGYTYSWSPTTGLDDPNTNRAYIEGLSPNSNILYTLLVTDAAGCMGSDTVRVIVRSNPIADAGPDVTACSSAQIGTAAISGYSYSWIPSTGLSSSSVAQPTATIQSEMTYIVRVYDSNFCSVDDTVVVRPTTVANAGNDVVICNGERSLIGTPAETGTTYTWYPSAGLDNPNIAQPMASPTTTTTYVVMASNNGCVKMDTMEVTVLNPTIDLGGDLLVCNGSCATIGIPAKANKSYQWSPNTGVSLPNNATTNVCPTATTTYTLVETDLILGCVATDDIIVEVGTAIPPVANAGRDTSICPGNATSIGSVAMPNYTYTWSPVAGLDNPYIARPIATPSGTTTYVVTVVDNATGCSDTDTIRVEIGTTPTVPTWNDITICSGSSSLIGTAMSDNNIRYNWSPTSGLSNPAISNPIASPNATTTYQLTVTDTLSGCTNSTSLVVNVVNGTPVIADAGTDINACVGDVVTLGSTNTTSGATYTWSPSTLLSSGSVAQPNKTIPNYWTSGIYRLTVTLGGCTSIDEVVVNAKPEVIIEAGDDKVICNTATVLEAEPTSVTNQWSVVSGPNTPIFGDINNAASTLSGLIPGVYVLRWNVSGSNICNAGYDQVQITVGAVPQLNITNPATACPTVDITAPLVTSGSTLHGATLSYWTDSVATIPVNNPTDVGFSGTYFIQARTNLGCKAVEAVQVDIDCSNIFLPIELLEFTAQLQNKNTALLNWKAIEELGVVGFEIEQAMPSSGTPTFEKIAWVESQAMKNTLQHYYYEVPNLTEGTHYFRLKQLEANGLYSYSEIRALTVDKSTATIVMYPNPAKDQVIIELSEMPKGKVHIQVMNALGQMLWEQYHEPTQFLNLNLTDLVPASYMVKVQFENEVKVFKLIKE